From Rhodanobacteraceae bacterium, the proteins below share one genomic window:
- a CDS encoding glutaredoxin-like domain-containing protein, producing MRLLLYQRDDCKLCDEAVALLARARVPDFESVWIDGDADLKARYGVRVPVLRDEASGRELGWPFDAAALRAFMAG from the coding sequence GTGCGACTGCTCCTCTACCAACGCGACGACTGCAAGCTCTGCGACGAAGCCGTCGCGCTGCTGGCGCGCGCGCGAGTGCCGGATTTCGAGAGTGTCTGGATCGACGGCGACGCGGACCTGAAGGCGCGTTACGGCGTGCGCGTGCCGGTGCTGCGCGACGAAGCATCAGGGCGCGAACTGGGATGGCCGTTCGACGCGGCGGCGTTGCGCGCTTTCATGGCAGGCTGA
- a CDS encoding L-serine dehydratase, beta subunit / L-serine dehydratase, alpha subunit: MSVSVFDIFKIGIGPSSSHTIGPMRAAARFVERWLVETGDIARVARVTVELYGSLALTGRGHGTDKAVLCGLEGNWPDRIDPDAIPPLLARVRNDKRIHLGGQREIAFDEKTDLIWNKREKLPYHVNGMRYAAFDAGSNVIVTRDYYSVGGGFVVNADEAAADRIVADTTPLPYAFHSADEMMALCEKHGMTIAQLMLENEKVWRSEPEIRAGLLAIWKAMQDCVARGLRSPGELPGSLHVKRRAPAMYAELRDRPEASLKDPLTILDWVNLYALAVNEENAAGGRVVTAPTNGAAGIVPAVLHYYDRFCPTSNEQGVIDFLLTAGAIGILYKENASISGAEVGCQGEVGVACSMAAGALTAALGGSVRQVENAAEIGMEHNLGLTCDPIGGLVQIPCIERNAMGSVKAINAQRMAMRSDGKHRVSLDKVIKTMRDTGRDMKDKYKETSRGGLAVNVIEC, encoded by the coding sequence ATGTCCGTCAGCGTCTTTGACATCTTCAAGATCGGCATCGGCCCATCGTCGTCGCACACGATCGGCCCGATGCGCGCGGCCGCGCGTTTCGTCGAACGCTGGCTCGTCGAAACGGGCGACATCGCGCGCGTGGCACGGGTGACGGTGGAACTGTACGGTTCGCTGGCGCTGACCGGGCGCGGCCACGGCACCGACAAGGCGGTGCTGTGCGGGCTGGAAGGCAACTGGCCCGACCGGATCGATCCCGATGCGATCCCGCCGCTGCTGGCGCGCGTGCGCAACGACAAGCGCATCCACCTTGGCGGCCAACGCGAGATCGCGTTCGATGAAAAGACCGACTTGATCTGGAACAAGCGCGAGAAGCTGCCGTACCACGTCAACGGCATGCGCTATGCCGCGTTCGACGCCGGGAGCAACGTGATCGTCACACGCGATTACTACTCGGTGGGTGGCGGCTTCGTGGTCAACGCCGACGAAGCCGCGGCCGACCGGATCGTGGCCGACACCACGCCGTTGCCCTATGCGTTCCACTCCGCCGACGAGATGATGGCGCTGTGCGAGAAGCACGGTATGACCATCGCGCAGTTGATGCTGGAGAACGAAAAGGTCTGGCGCAGCGAGCCGGAAATACGCGCGGGATTGCTGGCGATCTGGAAAGCCATGCAGGATTGCGTCGCGCGCGGCTTGCGTTCACCCGGCGAGTTGCCCGGCAGCCTGCACGTGAAGCGCCGCGCGCCGGCGATGTACGCGGAATTGCGCGATCGTCCCGAAGCGTCGCTGAAGGATCCGCTGACGATCCTCGACTGGGTGAACCTGTACGCGCTGGCGGTCAACGAGGAAAACGCCGCCGGCGGCCGCGTCGTCACCGCGCCCACCAATGGCGCGGCCGGCATCGTGCCCGCGGTGCTGCATTACTACGACCGCTTCTGCCCGACGTCGAACGAGCAGGGCGTCATCGATTTCCTTTTGACTGCCGGCGCCATCGGCATTCTCTACAAGGAAAACGCCTCGATCAGCGGCGCCGAAGTCGGCTGCCAGGGCGAAGTCGGCGTCGCCTGTTCGATGGCCGCAGGCGCGCTCACCGCCGCGCTCGGCGGCAGCGTGCGCCAGGTCGAAAACGCCGCCGAAATCGGCATGGAACACAACCTCGGCCTCACCTGCGATCCCATCGGCGGCCTGGTGCAAATCCCGTGCATCGAGCGCAATGCGATGGGGTCGGTGAAAGCCATCAACGCCCAGCGCATGGCGATGCGCAGCGACGGCAAGCACCGCGTCTCGCTCGACAAGGTCATCAAGACCATGCGCGACACCGGCCGCGACATGAAGGACAAGTACAAGGAAACTTCGCGCGGCGGCTTGGCTGTGAATGTGATCGAGTGCTGA
- a CDS encoding Type III restriction-modification system methylation subunit, with the protein MPKSLLEELPKIVAAGKAQAERILEGLEGKHRVGLQTREWVLPSKDVAEADMLDVARRAEHLRAGDDAGWTNRLIYGDNLLAMAALLAGDENTPSLRGKVDLIYIDPPFDSKADYRTKVTLPGVELEQRPTVIEQFAYSDTWSDGTASYLAMITPRLVLMRELLAETGSIYVHLDWHVGHYVKIGLDEIFGKDNFRNEIIWTYGGKGLTNSKLNFVRNYAHIYTYSKGQTPFLNLKSGVVSDSVIKRFGRYMNASFQITFGALRASNDALELQKATNTFLSRFGRDPNNDDIARDYSQGGLLKDVWDDIPIIRENEVYGEYVGYSTQKPEKLIERVIQASCPKNGLIVDCFSGSGTTAAVAEKLGRRWITTDIGKPACLITRKRLIDQNAKPFLYQAIGDYQVEAAKTELGRKFRIGDLSSIVLSLYGALPVDPDNNPQRNLGQVVYGGKKTLVLVDSPNKLTGDATLRRAVAQRDNLMGGWDRVVVLGWNFEPGIGESIAALRDDRLEVLVIPPDLLDRLRKKGGIEKLRGHVRFSTLQYVTIHPVTRTRSGDEEQLHVRLDNYVLLSPEAINLDEANRAKLHKVMNAEPLALIEYWAVDPDYDGKIFRSVWQDYRGNVANDGDPLRVITEARFGVPAKRGGRNVCVRVVDVFGFEAEVVQAVPEPTP; encoded by the coding sequence ATGCCGAAGTCGCTGCTCGAAGAGTTGCCGAAGATCGTCGCGGCGGGGAAGGCGCAGGCCGAGCGCATCCTTGAAGGGCTGGAAGGCAAACACCGCGTCGGCCTGCAGACGCGCGAGTGGGTGCTGCCGTCGAAGGATGTTGCCGAAGCGGACATGCTGGATGTCGCGCGACGCGCGGAGCATCTGCGTGCTGGCGATGATGCGGGCTGGACCAATCGCCTGATCTACGGCGACAACCTGCTCGCGATGGCCGCGCTGCTGGCCGGCGACGAAAACACGCCCAGCCTGCGCGGCAAGGTGGATCTGATCTACATCGATCCACCGTTCGATTCGAAGGCCGACTATCGCACCAAGGTCACGCTGCCCGGCGTGGAGTTGGAGCAACGGCCGACCGTGATCGAGCAGTTTGCCTATTCCGATACGTGGTCGGACGGCACAGCGTCGTACCTGGCGATGATCACGCCGCGACTGGTGCTGATGCGTGAGCTACTGGCAGAGACCGGGTCGATTTACGTCCATCTCGATTGGCATGTCGGGCATTACGTCAAAATCGGGCTAGACGAGATCTTCGGAAAAGACAATTTCCGAAACGAGATTATATGGACTTATGGTGGAAAAGGCCTAACTAATTCCAAGCTCAACTTTGTTAGAAATTATGCCCATATTTATACATATTCAAAAGGGCAGACACCTTTTCTCAATCTTAAGTCCGGGGTGGTATCTGATTCCGTAATCAAGAGATTCGGGCGATACATGAACGCATCGTTCCAGATCACGTTTGGAGCATTGCGTGCGAGCAACGATGCATTGGAGCTGCAGAAGGCGACAAACACCTTTTTGTCACGGTTCGGCCGAGATCCGAATAATGACGATATAGCGCGTGACTACAGTCAGGGTGGTCTTCTCAAAGACGTGTGGGACGACATACCAATCATTCGTGAGAACGAAGTGTACGGTGAATACGTCGGCTACAGTACCCAGAAACCCGAAAAACTTATCGAACGTGTAATCCAAGCTTCGTGTCCGAAAAACGGTTTAATAGTGGATTGCTTCAGCGGTTCCGGCACCACCGCTGCCGTCGCCGAAAAACTCGGCCGCCGCTGGATCACCACCGATATCGGCAAACCCGCCTGCCTGATCACGCGCAAGCGGTTGATCGACCAGAACGCCAAGCCGTTCCTGTATCAGGCGATCGGTGATTACCAGGTCGAAGCAGCGAAAACCGAACTCGGCCGCAAGTTCCGCATCGGCGACCTGTCCTCGATCGTGCTGTCGCTGTACGGCGCGCTGCCGGTCGACCCGGACAACAACCCGCAGCGCAATCTCGGGCAGGTGGTGTACGGCGGCAAGAAGACGCTGGTGCTGGTCGATTCGCCCAACAAGCTCACCGGCGACGCCACGTTGCGCCGTGCGGTCGCGCAGCGTGACAACCTGATGGGCGGCTGGGACCGCGTGGTGGTTTTGGGCTGGAATTTCGAGCCCGGCATCGGCGAGAGCATCGCCGCGCTCAGGGACGACCGGCTGGAAGTGCTGGTGATCCCGCCTGATCTGCTCGACCGCTTGCGCAAGAAGGGCGGCATCGAGAAGCTGCGCGGGCACGTGCGGTTCTCGACGCTGCAATACGTCACCATCCATCCGGTCACGCGCACGCGCAGCGGCGACGAGGAACAGTTGCACGTGCGACTGGACAACTACGTGCTGCTGTCGCCCGAGGCAATTAACCTCGACGAGGCCAACCGCGCCAAGCTGCACAAGGTGATGAACGCCGAGCCGCTGGCGCTGATCGAATACTGGGCGGTCGACCCCGACTACGACGGCAAGATTTTCCGCTCGGTCTGGCAGGATTACCGCGGCAACGTCGCCAACGACGGCGATCCGCTGCGCGTGATCACCGAGGCGCGCTTCGGCGTGCCGGCCAAGCGTGGCGGACGGAACGTCTGCGTGCGCGTGGTGGACGTGTTCGGCTTCGAGGCGGAAGTCGTGCAAGCCGTACCGGAGCCGACGCCGTGA
- a CDS encoding Antitoxin HigA: MSIPATKNGLPPIHPGELLEEILQDRGMSQAALARVLGVSPMRISHVVRGERPVTAELALRFGRAFGQSPQFWLNMQSSYDLKIAEREVGTSLRKIRRLAA, encoded by the coding sequence ATGTCCATACCCGCCACCAAAAACGGTTTGCCCCCCATCCATCCGGGTGAGCTGCTGGAAGAAATCCTGCAAGACCGCGGCATGAGCCAGGCGGCGCTGGCGCGCGTGCTCGGCGTTTCGCCGATGCGCATCTCCCACGTTGTGCGTGGCGAACGCCCGGTGACCGCCGAGCTTGCCCTGCGTTTCGGCCGCGCCTTTGGGCAAAGTCCCCAGTTCTGGCTGAACATGCAGTCCAGCTACGACCTCAAGATCGCCGAACGCGAAGTCGGGACGAGCTTGCGCAAGATCCGTCGCCTCGCGGCCTGA
- a CDS encoding Toxin HigB: protein MIRSFADKETERLFFTGTARRLPQNILRRAATRLSNLNDATSPEDLREPLSNHLEVLKGDRAGQWSIRINDQWRVCFRFENGDAFDVAIVDYH, encoded by the coding sequence ATGATAAGGAGCTTCGCCGACAAGGAAACGGAGCGGTTGTTCTTTACGGGGACAGCCCGCCGGTTGCCGCAAAACATTCTGCGGCGTGCGGCCACCCGATTGAGCAATCTGAACGACGCCACAAGTCCCGAGGATTTGCGTGAGCCGCTTTCCAACCACCTCGAAGTGCTGAAAGGTGATCGCGCCGGTCAGTGGAGCATTCGCATCAACGACCAGTGGCGCGTGTGCTTTCGCTTCGAGAACGGCGATGCCTTCGACGTGGCGATCGTCGATTACCATTGA